CCAGTTGGAGTTTGCTCATGAAGAAAATTTTGCCGATTTCATGCAAAATGCCAACATAACCAATGCAGGAAACCATTCAGCATTTGGACCTCAAAAATTATACTCAGGAAATTTTAACGGTAAAGAGGTCAATGTTACTATTTCCAATAGAAGTGCGCCCATAAAAATAACCCCACTTCATGTAGGTTTCCTGTGTGGTGTATTTCAGGATGGTACCCAGTATAAAAACAGGTACATCACAAAATTTGAAACCCCCGAAATTACCGTAGAAATGCACAGCTTTTCCCCTGAACAATTAATACTGGACGGGTCGGATTATTTAGAGCAAGAAGGGTATGCGACCATGAATGTAGAGAGCATCGTGGACAATGAATCCACCTTTGAAGACATAGCCGAAAGAATGGACAGGCTTTCGATGGAAAACCGCGATGCCGTGGCCCGAGGGGATACCGATAAAATATCGTTGATCGCTTTAAAAATGTCCATTGAAGGGCAACGGCTTCGCGCCATAACAACCGGACACCCAGAAAGACAGATATCCGAAGGGGATGCTGCCCAATTGGTGGGTTTAAAAGATAGGATACAACGAAAAACAAAAGAGTGCAAACGTTATAAGGGAACCGAGTACGAGGCCGAGTGCAAAAGACAGCTGAACCGCCTTCAGTCAAGATTTGAGGAATTGCGCAGTAGATATCTTGTAAGTCCGCGTTAGAGGTATGGCCGGCAATATGGGGGCAACTCCATTTTATGCAGCGCGCACTTCTGTAGTAAGATGCTTTTTTTTGTTGCTTCGTTGGTCTAATGGGTATTTTAATTTCCTTAAATTTTTCTTCTAACAAATCTCTCTGAAAAACAATAAAATTTCCCAAAACAATCGATGAATACCTTTAAAAAAGGAATAAACAAAAGCATGAATAATTATAGTTTATTAATGCGGAAGAGAAACAAACAAATGTGTAAAACTGCTGTGACATAATCGTTGACGATATAATCCGCCTATGGCGGGCATCATATCTGCAATTATATCAAATACCGAGGTATTGGGGCAGTTTTACCCATTGCCAGCCGCACAAGTCTCGCCGCCAACATAAAAAGCCCACTGGGCTTTCCATATTGCCACGTGTACTATAATTTACATTATGTAAAATAAAAGTGAAGGCTTTGATAGACGCTAAGGCACCTCTCTACATATGTTAGTAATGGTTCTTTATTTCACGTAGATATTGGGCAATGTCACTTTCCAATTGCTGAAAACGCTCGAATAAATGCTCGATGGTCTGCAACAGTTTATCGTCGCCCTTGGCACTGCGATTGGTCTTGGTCATCAATTCTTGTTGTTCGGCGGCCAACTCCTTTAGCCCTTGCTTTAACCTGCCCACCTGCAAAAAGCACTGATAATCCGTTGGTTCGCAACGGTACGAGTTCAATTGCTTCAAGTATTGGAAAACGATACTTTGGTTTCGCTCCAATTTCATCATCAATTGGTTCACATTTTTCTTTATGCTGTCTGAAGTACTGATCATGGCTGTAACTAAAACAAATTGCGATGTTGTGGTACAATTCCCTTTTAAAGTTACGAAATTTATTGACCTGAAGGACTTTAAAAAAGCGTTAAATTTTTTGAAAAGTGTTTGTTATCAACACATTAGAATGTCAAAAGCCCAAAAAATGGGCAGTGTTGCAGCGTTAAGGCGTCTTTTGGTCATTCGATATACTGGCAGAGCCCCTCGCCTGTGCCCTATGCGATTCGATTATAAGATGGACCTTTTCCAGTTTTTCCGAATACGGATTCTTTTTTATCGCGGCCAACAATCGCTGTCTGCGCCGCTCGGTGATGTCGAGGGTGTCAATGGTAAACCGTAGGGCATCGACATACCGCGCTACCTTTTGTTTAAGGCTATCTTGGGCAGCAGTGCCCACATGAAGGTTTTGATCAAAACGGGCCACATGCCTTTTGGGAAGTTTATCGCTATAGGTGGTGGCCTGTTGCTTGTTTTTCTGTGCATGGCCGGTACCCGCACATAAAAAACATATTAGGGCCGCCGCCCCGAAAATTCGGTATCGCTTCATTTTCAATGGCATACCTCGAACCATTAAATGTAGTCATTTAATTATAATGGTATCTAAAAAACAGCTTTACGCCCTCTTTGTCGATTATTTTTGCACGTAATCAATGACAAAACTCATTGATGTGATATATTTTATTTTCTAGTTTTGCGGTATGGAAATAAACTTTGAATACGACAATGTTGCCGCCAGTGAACGCCTTGAGGAAATGGTGGCCAAGAAGATCAATAAATTGCTGGATAAATATGATTTTATCGTCCGGGCCGATGTGTTTTTCGTTAAAGAAAACACCTCAGACCCTGAAAAGGGAAAAATCTGTAAAATACGCTTGAGCGTGCCCGGACCTCGTTTATTTGCAGAGGCCAGCCATAAGAATTTTGAGGCTTCCATCGCTGAAACCATTGACGAATTGGACCGCCAGCTACGGAAACGGAAGGAAAAAATGGCCCACAAATAGGCAGCCCTCGCTATTCGATTGGCTGCAATAGAGGTTTCATGCGCTGGTAACGCTTTAATTGGGGACGAGTAAGAATACCGTCCATTTCCGCAGTTTCCTGTTCATGAAGCAATGAGAGCATATGGGTTTTCTCAGAATCGGGAATATCCAAATTGCGGATTTTCTCGGCACGCGACAGGAATTCCGTCACTTTTTCTTCAAACAACCGAAGTTGGTCTTTATTCATGACCAATTGGGATTGGTACTTTCGAACAAGGTCTTTGGCCAGTTTTTCAATTTTATTGCCCGAATCGTCCTGCGAATAGGTTTCTTGCACAAGTATCAATTGTGATATGGCCAGGAAAAGCAAAAACATAAATTTTTTCATCTGATTTTTTTTTTACAAAGTAATCAATTCTGATGATTAGCACCGGCAATCACGGCCTTTTCAATGGTTCAAAGGGTGTTTTTCGATTCCTGAAATCGTATACGATTATTGTATCACAAAAATGGAACATACCGGTCATATAGACCGGTATGTTCTGACAACCAGTTGTTTAAATTAGTCATTTGTGGCCTCTAACGCCTCTTTTTTCAGCTCTTCGCTGGCGATGATGGCCAATTCAACCCTTCTGTTCTGTGCTTTGCCCTCGGCGGTCTCATTGGTAGCCTTGGGCTGTGTTTCGCCGTACCATTTTGTGGTAAAACGGCTTTTGTCTATGCCCTTGTTCACCAAATAATTGGTCACTGATTCGGCCCTTCTGCGCGACAGGTCCCAGTTGTACTCTTCAGGCCCGGCACTATCGGTATGGCCTTCGACCAAGATATTGGTCTTGGGGTATTCTTTCAATATTTCGGCCAATTTGTCCAATGTTTGTGCCGATGTGCCTTTAACACTCGATTTGTTGGTGTCAAAGTACACCCCGGCATCTTCGTTGAAGGTTACATTGATTCCCTCTCCTACCCGGGTCACTTCGGCACCCGGAATCTCTTCTTCGATGCGTTCTGCCTGTCGGTCCATGCGGTCACCGATGTAGCCACCGGCCGCACCACCCACCACGGCACCGATGATGGCACCAAGAGCGGTATTGCCCTTACCGACATTGTTTCCGATTACACCGCCCACCACGGCTCCGCCAGTGGCGCCGATGACGGCTCCTTTTTGCTTGTTGTTGGCATTTTTGGTGGCATTACAGCCAAGAATCAATCCAAATGCCAATAGTAATATGGTACTTTTTATAACTGTTTTTTTCATCATTCTTATTTTTTAGAAAATTCATACACTATGGTCACAGGTTCTCCATCGACCGTGACCTTCGATTTCAACGTCATGTGCTGTTCGGTAAGGTTGGCGATGTCAAGGCGATAGCCCACGCCACCCGAGATATCCTTCCGTTTTTCATCGATAAACTTAAACTGCAGCTGGCTCAAGCTGTTTTCGGGCTCGACCACCGACCATCGGAAGAAACGATCGCCACCGGCACAGAGGCTGCCATCGGCAATTGTGTACCGACCGGTACTGTTGTTGTCGCGAAAAAACCAATCGCTGCCCTCAAAACAGATATCGCGGGCGTCGTTGAAAATGACCGATTGAAAGTTGCCTGTGTTGTTCTCGTACGAAATGTTGTCCAACGTCCAAGAACCACTGAACAGGTTGCGCTGTGTTCTAGCCGATTTGCTGACCGAGCAGGACACGGTCAAAAATCCTACCGCCAGTAACATCAAGAATGTTCTCTTCATCATATGATTTGTTTTTAGTTTTGGAATTATATACGATGGGGCGAAGCAAAATGTCCGCGGCATGTGTTAAGCTGTTGTTAAATTGGACAAACGGATATGCCCCATTTCTTTGTTCGGAAATATAGAGAGCTGGTAAAGAAATGATTGTTGTGAACGATGCAATCATTGACCCATTTGCGCGATACAGAATTTTAATAGCCCACCAACTGCAGCAGGGCCGCTTCAAAGCGCTTCTTTGGCAAATAGTTTTCTTCTAGGCTTTTGGCAAAGGGCACCGGTGTTTCAAGGCTGCCAACCCTTTTTATGGGTCCATCGAGATACTCAAAACAATTTTCGGTGACCATGGCCGAGATGTCACTGGCAATACCGCCAAAAAGGG
This portion of the Flagellimonas lutaonensis genome encodes:
- the hpf gene encoding ribosome hibernation-promoting factor, HPF/YfiA family; its protein translation is MEINFEYDNVAASERLEEMVAKKINKLLDKYDFIVRADVFFVKENTSDPEKGKICKIRLSVPGPRLFAEASHKNFEASIAETIDELDRQLRKRKEKMAHK
- a CDS encoding lipocalin family protein, with product MMKRTFLMLLAVGFLTVSCSVSKSARTQRNLFSGSWTLDNISYENNTGNFQSVIFNDARDICFEGSDWFFRDNNSTGRYTIADGSLCAGGDRFFRWSVVEPENSLSQLQFKFIDEKRKDISGGVGYRLDIANLTEQHMTLKSKVTVDGEPVTIVYEFSKK
- a CDS encoding OmpA family protein; this translates as MKKTVIKSTILLLAFGLILGCNATKNANNKQKGAVIGATGGAVVGGVIGNNVGKGNTALGAIIGAVVGGAAGGYIGDRMDRQAERIEEEIPGAEVTRVGEGINVTFNEDAGVYFDTNKSSVKGTSAQTLDKLAEILKEYPKTNILVEGHTDSAGPEEYNWDLSRRRAESVTNYLVNKGIDKSRFTTKWYGETQPKATNETAEGKAQNRRVELAIIASEELKKEALEATND